CTTAGCTTAGAATAAGATTTCCATTGCAATTATTAGAAATGGGTTTAACTCAGTCCTAAAGGCTAGTTCAAGGGAGGAAGATTGGCCAAATCTTTTATAAGAGTATTTTGGCCATGTTTCTAACTAATGTGAGACATCTTAACACCTTGCCCCCATAGTTTTGAGTCTCGATAGCAGCTGGCTCCAAAAATGCTATGGCAGGATAGTgctgttttgaaattttttatagtttatataatgtataataataataataataatgatgatgatgctgCTGATTGTGATGATATATACTTATAAATtctcaaaaatgataaaaattactcaaaactaacgacattcataattaataataaaaagtcatAGGTATCTTAAAACATACAAGTAAATACCAACAGAGGTCAAATACAAGTTTCCTAGATAGGAATCATCAATCATCATCTTTAAATCCAAATCATCTTTAAAATTTTCACTAGTATTACAGCTGTAGATTTCATTTTTGGAAATTGAAATCCCAAAAAAGCCCTAACTTATTTGTTTAGAGGACCTTTTTGGAATCAACACATAGTGCAGCTATATTGCTGCTACGGCCATTATTCAGCCCGCTATGGCTGCTAAACTAAACCACTCTGCTACAGAAACCCCTGTATTGGGCAGGGGCCACTATGCCACTATAGTGGTGCTATAGCATGCTATTTAAAACCCTGTTTGCCCTTATGCCTAAGACTGGACTTGGGCAGGTGTTCAACATCAAGACTGTACAGACTCTGATATTACATAAAAATGGATTGAGTCTAACTCAACCCCCAAAGCTAGCTCAAGAGGGGAGGATTGCCCAAGGATTATAACTAGTATTTTGGTCATATTTGCGGCCAATGTGGGACTTCTTATAGCAACAAACAAATGTCCTTTTCTGGTTTTACTATTGGAAGTATGATATCAAAGGTTAATATATCAAAAGGAGtctttgtgttaaattttttcatCTTGTTAGTTTGGTATATATTGCTGTCTAATTGCATACTGTACCAATATAGAACTGTATGGGAGGTATGATTTTTGAATGAATtctctttttaagaaaaaaaaattcccaatggaaattaaaccttaattttaaaattgacatGTGCATATCTGTAATATTTACAGGATTCATAGCAAAAATTGGGGCTGGCTTGTTTTTATTGATTCAAGTGATAATTTTACTTGACTTTACTCACACTTGGAATGATGCGTGGGTTGAGAAAGATGAACAAAAATGGTATGCTGaatccccccctccccccccccccccatgatTTCTATTTTTCCATCGTTGTTCTAATAATTGTAGTTGTTTAGGTATATTGCTTTACTTGCTGTATCAGTCGGATGCTACATTGCAGCATTTACAGTGTCAGGAATCCTTTTCATTTGGTTCAACCCTTCCGGATATGATTGTAGCCTCAATATCTTCTTCCTTGTCATGACCATGATTCTTGCTTTTGTGTTTGCAATTATTGCCTTACACCCTCAGGTAAGGACTAGAAAAACTTGTAAGTAATTGAAACTCTATTATATTCAATGCTCTCGTGCTATATGAATTGCTAGGTGATGATAGAATATCTGAGGGCTCTGCAAATTCCAATAATATATTGTTTTGTATGGTTAATGAAGTCCTAAAATCCTATCAGCCTTTTGGTGGCTTCTTTGACAATGCAGAAGATGCCTGTGGCTTTCTCCCAGTTTACTGGTTTTCATATCTCAAGCTTAAGTTTGGCAGTGGGACACATGATTTCTCTTAGTATaggaaaattattaattttctgaATGAGTTGTGAaatgacaattaacaaaaatCTACATATAGCAATGATGCAGTGGTAAAAAGTGGAAGATGaagttaccaaaaaaaaaagtggaagatgaagttaccaaaaaaaaaagtggaagatgTAGCTtaatgttgaaagaaacatcAACCAAAAGATAATTCTTTTAATGAATGCCAcatatctttctcttttatggACTCATGTCATATTTAGATGTTTCTGTGGTTTTGTGCTTACTATCTTGATATGTATCAAACTAATTAATCCTTAACCCAGAGTAGCTCTAATACCTGCCTCCTTCCTAGCAACATTTGTAGGAATGATTACAATTTACAaggttaaaattcaattttccccccctcttttttcctttcaaatgaAATTCTCTGGATTTTTGGTATTTTGGTATGCTGTTTACGTAAAATTGGAAAATTACAGACATCATCAGTTTTGGTCAGGGATATTACCAGCAGGTAATACCTtgttaacatatttatttattggagtACATTGTGCCACCTAAGAATTGTTTATTAGCATAACTTGTTACACCATATTGTAAAGTGTAGACAAAAATTAGAAATGAGGTCAGCAAATTACTTTGAATAATGCCCTTCtatttctcaattttatttggTTCCTTGGGAATTATATTTGATAGGTTTGTAAAGAAAGTGTGGTACTTGGTTTTGTCCATGTGGACTTGtgtattaatttagttttattagtgaacaaataaataataattggtGTGCAAAAACAGGTGAATGGGAGCTTGTTGCCTGCGGCTGTGGTTTCTCTTTACTGTGCTTATGTGTGCTACACAGGGCTTTCTAGCGAACCTCATGACTATGAGTGCAATGGTCTCAACAAGTCCAGAGCGGTCAGCACAGGCACACTCGTTCTTGGCATGCTAACAACAGTGCTATCGGTGCTGTATTCTGCTCTTCGGGCTGGATCTTCAACCACATTCTTATCTCCACCATCTTCACCTAGATTGGGTAATAAAAGATGTTTGGAATCCTTTATGATCTCTTATCTTATGATATGCTGTTATTCTGAATTGTGGATTTGattcaagttatttttttttataataaacccTAGCGAGAAATTGAGTCGATAAAAATTTTGGAAGTCCTGATGTCTCAATTTGCATGTTACAACATATTTCAGGTGGGAGCAAACCTCTTCTTGAAGAAGCAGAAGAAGGAAAGGCAAAGAAGGAGGAAAAGGAAGCACGCCCTGTTAGCTACTCGTATTCATTCTTCCACCTAATATTTGCCCTGGCTAGCATGTATTCAGCCATGCTTCTTTCTGGATGGACCAGCACATCTGAGAGCTCAGATCTCATAGATGTTGGTTGGACCTCAGTCTGGGTTCGAATCGGCACTGAGTGGGTCACTGCTGGGTTGTATATCTGGAGTCTATTGGCTCCTTTGCTATTCCCTGATCGTGAATTTGTTTGACTCTCTCATCGCTAGATTACTATACTCTCTGACATTCTCGTTGTTGGTGTTTTGGTATTGTAAGTTATGACCTTCAATGTCTACATCTTGGAATCTTGTGTGTTGCTTGCAATACATGATATATGTATAGATTCACCACTTCATGTGAGATGTAATGTAATGCATTTTATATCTACTATAAGTACATAATAATACTAAATGGGCTGAATAAATTAATAGTCAACTGACCATAGTTTTGCTGtttgataactttttttacACCAATATAATTaacatcaaattttaataaataaccatataagatttatttcttataatttaactgCACATGTTATtgcatttttaaaagtttatcttattatttaattatacacAATGCTGAATCTAAAGGAACGCATGGTCTTCTAAAATAGTAAACAATTAGATAAAGGAACGTGTGGTTGATGGCAGGATTCCGTGGATTTAAATTAAAGTCCACTATGTTATGTTCGGTTTACTTGCCTCTTCGTGATCCTCACCAAAATGTCAGTAATATATCCACTTAAAAATGTCGACGACTGGAACTTCCTTTTAGGtgcataatataaataaatcctGACCAAAGTTTGAAATGCCATAGTTGGTTGTCAATGGCAAAAAAACCATCATCAAGACAAAAAGAATCGTGGCATCACCAGTAAatgtcatgcattttttttctttgaacaatGGAAATGTTTCTATTCAAATAAATCTAACCAAACTAAGAATGCCCCCGACACATTAATattcaatgaaaatgaaatgggTATCTTGGTTCTTGACATTCATTAGACATTTGGTCAAGCTGAAACGTTTAAATGGCTAATTCGGCACTCACTTTTGACACATGAATGGTCTGTCTAGATTCAAAAACTATGTCACAAACAAAGCCAAAtaatcacaatcacaatcaCGATCTTAGAACATTCCTATTAGAGCTTTCACCTCGCCAAACTTTAGTAGCATTGCTCCATCTACCTGAATCCTGATCTCATGTGCCTTTGCATTTATAACCACCGCGCATACCAAATCAAAAACCATTCATTCACACATGAAATTCACAAAACCCTTCGCTGAATACTATATTTGAAACTTGCAACAAACGGACATAACACGCTCTTCATCACAAATATTTATATCACTGTCACTTTGAACCTCCTCCCATCATAGTCAAGAATCATCATGAATAAATGTCTCAATTACCTGTCATTCCTAACCAAGCATGGAAAACAATCAATCACTAAGATCTATAGTCAACTCCCATaatactcaaaataaaaaaagagaaagaaaagaaaccatAATAAACAAAAACTCGTCTTCAGTTCATACTCGTACAGTTACAACTTACTGGTAGAAAAAGCAAAGGAGTTGAAATCCTCATTAACCTATTAGCAATCACCAACACACCTATAATAGAAATGCAGAAGGCCTGTACTTAACTACTTAAGCATGTTAGACCCATCCCTTATGGGAAGAAGAGAGAGTTAACcactttttgtagttaatttgcCGGAAACTGTAGGTGTTaaagatttttaaatatttttactttctttagTAAGTGTTATagatttttaaacatttttttctttcttcacaatacgaatttaaaataaattttaagatttattttgaACTGTGAGTGATCCTAATCTTGCAAGATGTGTAAACTAATTCTAAACTGTgtttagtttttaactttttttttttactagatgaaaagtttatttgagtgtttgataaataaaatatttttaatagtttctatcatttttttagtcgtaaagtaatattttttgaaatgttagattctaacttttaattttttatatttattctctaTTGGTCTTTTAAATAAGCTTGGTAAAAAGATTGGGTTTAACGTGCATTAGAAAGAGGGATTTTACTAATAGCATTAGCATGCTTGGGTCTCTCTTTGCAAGGTGTTGAATGTACATTCACGGAATCAATTCTTCTGTATATTTGAAACTCAACGTACGTACAAAGATTGGAGAACAATTTTTCAAACATTTGACTGAATCAAATTTGTCAATCCGTTTCATTCAACGTAACGCCAATCCAAAACTCTCCTTCCTTCTATGTTTTTGCATTGGAACGTACGAAATTTCTATTCAATATACTACTGAAATGTATACTTAAACATATCCTTAATCGATCTTGAAAATGTTAATGCTTTATAGACACAAATCACATATAaagtgtgtttttttataattatttgagtgtttgataaataaaatatttttaatagtttctatcatttttttagacatcacttgaagtaatattttttttgaaatgttagattctaacttttaaatttttatatttattctctaTTGGTCtttgaatatatattaaattttcttttaaaaaatttctatttaagataaaaatttattatttttaactttttttcatatGATAGGGTTATATCATTTTTCacctttttattatatatgaatatatgatATCAATAgtgatatataataagtttatgtagttttttataatattttttagatattttataaataaaaaactataactgtttaaaattaatttaatataaaattataaatactataaaatatattttttatcaagaaaatcatattaaaatttatctataaaaacATTACTTAAACATGtcaatttatgtaattttacattttcaattattccaacaaataattttatctaatacTTATGATTTTtgctatctttttaattttcaactacTTTTGTCCAATATAACCATAACATCTGGTTGGATATAATAAGATTATGTACTTTCCATCTTAGCTCATATTTGTATAGattgcttttattttattttcatgtaaaaaTATTTGCTTTTTATCATGAGGACATATGTGAGTTAGACTTTGTGTGTGTTTGATTTCactttaaattttctaaaatcacGACAAAACATCAACTGACGTGACTTTAGGTAAAACtttacatgtttaatttttcattaaagaaTTCATTTTGCAGTCATGATTGATTTTAAGTTGTAGGAGTAATTTTTCATTGGATTAAAAGATTTATACCGAATTTTCTGACtaaattacttttataataaaaatatctaaatttaaaattatattacttcAAACTAATTTtgaccaaaattaattttgccaAACAGTTTATTTcagatttgtaaaaaaaattggccATCTTCGTTTACGAGTCAAATGGagaatattaaatttgatagcTTTTGattattagaattttatttttaaattacaaaatcaaattttggtGGTCACAAGCTAccataaattatgaatttattattCTCTGGTTGACATTCACTCTTTGCATTTGCATATACGGAGAGGgactaaagaaaatatttttcaagtttgagggactgaaaaaacaaattttaatttgaaaactaaaaaaattatgactctaatttaagggattaaaaatatattaaagttataaaaaatataatttttcttccataccgaaaagatataaaaatattaatgtattcTTATGCATTttctgttaaatattttttaattaaaatgcgaggatgatgaagaagactttGTCACAGAGCTCAACAAATCACAGAATGGACGGAAAGaaccaacttttaaaaaaaatgctgaaTTTATTTCACATAAATACCACAATAAATTGTTATTAAAACTCGTGAGAAGACCCACTGTTACCCTCTTTATGAAGGCTCttgacaaaatataaatatttcttaaaagaTCCTCGTTAAAAACATTCAATGGAGGTGATCTTATACTCACATTCAAGGGAGGAGTACAAGTACAcgttaagtttaaatttttataacttCTATTTATGTTGGTccataactttaaaataaaacatttcatTGAATGTGATCTCATATCATACGCTTCTCTTTTTAAGTTTTGATATACAGTATGTTTTTCATACAGATTACATGTGTATCTTTCATGTAAGTAATCCtattcaaacatatttaacataattatgtaCTAttcagaaaagaagaagaagaaaaaacataattatgtaCTTAGTATTCGAACTTAACACAATAGTTAAGTAAAATCAACatagtaatttaatttcaatatattattaataaaagataTCGTTAATTAGTTGAAAGCAATTTTTACAATCTTTAAAGTGTATTTTATTAGGATGTTATAAATCCGGGAGATATTTTTAGAAGCTTTGCTCCTTTGAAGTGAATGTGAggctaattttttattcatgatttACTCACATTTAAAACTTCTTTTGTATATTACTTCCTcagtataaaaaataagtgtGTTTCcaagttattttataaatatcaagaaaaattaataaataggtaaaaaaataataattttataaaattaatcttattaatattagattaaaaaaataaaataatatttattagaaatattgataaaaaaataaattaatggtacattaaaaaatcaaatgtaaCACTTATGTTAGGATGACGGTGtagtaataatttatgattgaataaaaaaatttaaaaaatttgatgattAGTCCAAACATCcctaatagtaataataagattatttctaaaaatttatttgttttctttataatattttttattaatttctaaatttattaattacttttttctgcatattcttatttaattaattttttaaacattaattataaataattaaatgaatataggaataaaaaataataattttaaaataatagtataaataattcacatatttaatttaatacgatgaactaaattaattttttgtcaagtaggtgaattaattgaaaaaatattataatcagAGAGGGGACGGGAAAAAGtagtattttataattaaatcattcaacgtttgtattttaaaatatgaatttaaaacccTTATTTAATTTGAGTTAGTTTAAGGTTTAgtacatatattaataataataattagaggGGTTGAGAATGTATAGGGGGAAGGTAAAGACGAAGATGGTGCAATGCAAGAGGAGGAGGTGGCATATGAGCATGAGCATGAGCAGAGGGATGATGGTTCAGTGCAACAACACTAATAACAACGTGTGCAACTGCAAGCACTCTCCCTCGGCCACCTTAGACCTTCTAATCCTCCTCCTGGTCCTCTTCTCCGGCGCCTTCCTCCTCTCCTCCTACCTCTGCTACATCTTCAACTCCCTCTCCCTCCTCCTCCCCTCCCTCCCCCTCTCCTACCTCCTCCccttcctcctcttcttctccctctccctcGCCGCCTTCTTCTGCGGCTCCCGATCCCGCCGCTGCCAGCGCCAGGGATGCAAGGGCCTCAAGAAGGCCATGGAGTTCGATTTGCAGATTCAGCGCTTCGGCTCCTCCTCCGCCGAAATCGATAAGCTCCCCTGGAAGGGCGGCACTGAGGCCAACCCCGATTACGACTGCCTCAGGTCCGAGCTCAGGAAGATGGCTCCCCCTAACGGCCGTGCGCTTTTGCTCTTCCGGGCGCCCTGTGGCTGCCCCGTCGCCAAACTCGAGGCCTCCGGTCCCAAAAAGGGCAAACGCCATAAGAGGtgattttctttgtttctcttcttatgattttttttcaatcgaGTTTCAGATCTGTTATTACGGGCGAGTTTGAGTTCCTGATGGTGTTTTCTGTCATTTTGCCAtttctgatttttcttttaagttattCATACATACATActtataattaaagtttttaaatcgattgtttgttgaagtaatgaATTCTTCGAGTGCTTGATTTTCCAGTTTGTGGATATTTGTTTTGCCTTATGGAGGGTTTTATTTAAGTAAAAGATCCGTGTGAGTTCTTAGAATTCACTATAGAGGATTAGATGTAGGATGAAATTGCACTGGAATATTTGATTGACCTCATTgtaattgtttcattttatttgttgtaCAGAATTGGGCCAATTAAGCTGAATGCTTTGTCGACCTTGTAATATTCTTTCCCTAATTATGAGAAACCCTTTGTACAGATTCTTTCTATATATATTAGGGCTGGGAGACTAACTCCCATTCCCAGGAAAGTTTTCTCTTGTTCAATCCACCTTCTGGTTTTTCGGCCGCTGCCGTCCTTGACAGTTCTGTGTGGTTATTGGGTGTCCAAAATAACACTCAGGTTTGTGTGACATCCTCACCACACGCTGCCTAACCAAATCTTGACAGTCTCTAGTATTCAGTTTGGCAGAGGATCTTATTGATTGTCTAATTGGAGTTCCTGCTCTAGAGGCAACACCGGGAATTGGTTCATAGATAGGTGCCGAATCTTTAACTTTAGTTTCTTTCTTCACAAGCCATGGTTTTGAAGGACTTGGTCATGGTGGTCGAGGAGGATGTGATAGGGAACATCTTCGACACTCATATTGTAAGCATATAGGCCATACATACAATTGTTGTTACTCTATGCTTGGTTTGGGAGGGAGATTTAGTATAGTTATTTGGAGTTTGGTATGGCTCATAGTGAAGTAGACAACTTTGTGTTCTACAAATCACAATGTTCATCTAACCAATGTATTTATTTAGTTGTTTATGTTGACATTATTGAAGACTTCAAACACCACTTAGTTTGTCATTTTTAACAAAGTATCTAGGATGGTTGTAGTATTTTCTTCGAATTAAGGTAGCTCAGTCAAAGGCAAGCATTGCTATATCTCAAAGGAAATGGATATTTTGGATGAGACTGGTATGTTGGATTGTAAGCCAATTGACCCTTCTATTTACCCGAGTGTTAATCTTTTACTGGGAGATATTGGAGGTTGATTGGGAAGTTGAATTACCTAACCATGATGAGGCCtgatattttgtttgttgtaaGTGTTGTTATTCTGTTTCTTAATTCCCCTTATGATAGTCATTGGGATGTTGTGGGTAGAATTTTGAGATATATATTAAGGGATCCCTTGAAAGAGTTTTCGTATATGCTGATAGAGgtcattttgttgttgttgcttacACAAATGTAGATTGGGCCAGTCGTCCAACTAATAGACTATCTACTTCTGTTTATTTTGTTCTAATTGGAGGTAATCTTATTTCCTGTAAGAGTAAAAGCATAACATTGTTGTTAGGTCTAGTGCAAAGATAGAGTATCGAGCTATGACCATTATCACATGTGAACTCACATGTTTGAAGCAACTTCTCCAAGAGTTACAATTTTGTTAGGTAGGCCCCACGAGTCTCATTTGTAATAAACAAGCAACCTTGTACGTTGCTTCAATCCCCTTTTTCACGAGCAAACAATGCATTTTGAGATTGATTGTCACTTTATTtgtgatatttatttttggGGAGATAACGGCATCATTTGTTAGTTATCCCTGATCTGTGTCCCTGTCTGGTCTGGGTCTGTGATTGCCTTTACTAAAGCTTGGAATATTTTTATTCTGGATTCTGGATATGCACAATAGGAAGAGGCAAATCTGTTTTTAGtgttaagtttttaaaatacgCAGAATGATTGAGTTTCTTGCGGTGGTATAAATGGGCTTGAGTTATGTGGACTCAATAtctatatcaaaagaaaatccaaTCAGGATGTTTTAACTAGACCAAATTTGCCACAAAAGATTTCAACCTAGTTATAGCTCATTTTACAGAAACTATGCCTTTGTCTGTGGTAATtacaaaattctatttttttttaagtgtgcTCCAACTCCTAGGTATGATTATATGCTACATAATATTAACTTATTGTGTGTTTTGCTATAACCTTTTAGAATTTTTTGATGATTTTATGGTGATTTTATGAGTcctattattatttatacattTATGTTCAAAAGGTTAGGATCTTATATCTGTCAATTTGATCTTACAATTCTATCTTTGATGACCTTGACTGGTCCAAGGAGATATCTACTTTAGCACTGCTTTAAATGTCAAGGATAATAAAACTACTTTGCTCTGTTTGTGATGCCCAACTTAGCTTTATAgctatatacatacatatatatatatatatatatatatatatatatatatatatatatatatatagattgtaCATTGCATAGGTGGATGTCATACAGAGCTATTTTCCATTTCCCATGGAAGAAGTGGAGGCTTTGACCCATCTATGAAATGCTACTCTGATCTCTTTGCCACTATTACCTCCCCAGTTGTAAATGTAGTAACCTCAACCGTGAACAACTTTTTTCAGAAATTTGATGTGATTCTTACAATTTTGaatctttttatcttttcactAATAAGAAT
The nucleotide sequence above comes from Glycine soja cultivar W05 chromosome 11, ASM419377v2, whole genome shotgun sequence. Encoded proteins:
- the LOC114374698 gene encoding uncharacterized protein At5g19025-like, producing the protein MYRGKVKTKMVQCKRRRWHMSMSMSRGMMVQCNNTNNNVCNCKHSPSATLDLLILLLVLFSGAFLLSSYLCYIFNSLSLLLPSLPLSYLLPFLLFFSLSLAAFFCGSRSRRCQRQGCKGLKKAMEFDLQIQRFGSSSAEIDKLPWKGGTEANPDYDCLRSELRKMAPPNGRALLLFRAPCGCPVAKLEASGPKKGKRHKRTPPSATLNGGGDHR
- the LOC114376460 gene encoding probable serine incorporator, which produces MSCCLSCCASLTCGLCTSTASCISQKSARIGYCGLFGVSLVVSWILREVGAPLLEKFPWIGGTSDTNTTEWYQAQAVLRVSLGNFLFFGILALIMIGVKDQNDRRDSWHHGGWTAKIVIWLLLVVLAFFLPDAIILVYGFIAKIGAGLFLLIQVIILLDFTHTWNDAWVEKDEQKWYIALLAVSVGCYIAAFTVSGILFIWFNPSGYDCSLNIFFLVMTMILAFVFAIIALHPQVNGSLLPAAVVSLYCAYVCYTGLSSEPHDYECNGLNKSRAVSTGTLVLGMLTTVLSVLYSALRAGSSTTFLSPPSSPRLGGSKPLLEEAEEGKAKKEEKEARPVSYSYSFFHLIFALASMYSAMLLSGWTSTSESSDLIDVGWTSVWVRIGTEWVTAGLYIWSLLAPLLFPDREFV